Proteins encoded within one genomic window of Hermetia illucens chromosome 2, iHerIll2.2.curated.20191125, whole genome shotgun sequence:
- the LOC119648317 gene encoding uncharacterized protein LOC119648317 encodes MRSDRRIGLNILLAVILGLAGHCYGGTCESAKRWGFICLSATELAVCGTHDGITFLALDSEICPSGTYCNEDHRNCSSTPSLKSSYAEIFTCPSEGFYPNLGNCGKFIYCSSAGADPVSIDCPPGKMYSTKQGCCTDTLTEASCERRLISCETQGQVGAWPEDNRYFYYCSKVPPPYSMVYPHLMKCGENEVFSNDRCVLQTATTAATTTLPQKCTPGTFFRDSQDCRWYSYCDSDRVLKKYWCGSYAYFDTGKNRCLVGNC; translated from the exons ATGAGATCTGACCGGAGAATTGGACTGAATATTTTACTAGCAGTTATTTTGGGG TTGGCTGGCCATTGTTACGGAGGGACTTGCGAGTCAGCAAAGCGATGGGGTTTCATTTGCCTAAGTGCTACTGAGTTAGCGGTTTGTGGGACACACGATGGTATCACTTTCCTCGCACTGGATTCCGAAATCTGCCCTTCCGGCACATATTGCAATGAAGATCATCGAAACTGCTCATCCACGCCATCTCTCAAATCCAGCTATGCAGAAATTTTTACTTGCCCTTCAGAAGGATTTTACCCAAACTTGGGCAATTGTGGAAAATTCATTTATTGTTCATCTGCGGGGGCTGACCCCGTCTCCATTGACTGTCCCCCAGGGAAAATGTACTCGACGAAACAAGGGTGTTGCACGGACACCTTAACCGAGGCCAGTTGTGAACGACGATTGATCTCTTGCGAAACTCAGGGTCAAGTAGGTGCGTGGCCTGAAGATAACAGATATTTTTACTATTGCTCTAAGGTACCACCACCATATTCGATGGTGTACCCACATTTGATGAAGTGTGGGGAGAATGAGGTTTTCTCCAACGATCGATGTGTATTGCAAACAGCAACTACTGCTGCGACTACCACGCTACCTCAAAAGTGCACACCTGGAACTTTCTTTAGGGACTCTCAAGATTGCCGTTGGTACAGCTATTGTGATAGTGACAGGGTTCTCAAAAAGTACTGGTGTGGTTCATACGCGTATTTTGACACAGGAAAGAATCGATGTCTCGTTGGTAACTGTTAG